A part of Paenibacillus sp. sptzw28 genomic DNA contains:
- a CDS encoding 2-isopropylmalate synthase yields the protein MRKIYIFDTTLRDGEQSPGVNLNTKEKVEIAYQLEKLGVDRIEAGFPAASPGDLAAVNAVARAVKNATVIGLSRSREQDIDAAREALKDAQDPCLHLFLATSPIHRKHKLRMEKEQVLETAEKAIRYAKRYFSKIEFSPEDAGRTELDFLCEVTAMAIRAGATVVNIPDTVGYMNPSEFGHIFKTLKSEVPGIEKIQLSAHCHDDLGMATANALAAILNGADQIEGTINGIGERAGNTAIEEVAMALATRADFFQAKTSLTLTEIAKTSRLVSKLTGMVVPGNKAIVGANAFAHESGIHQDGMLKEKTTYEIISPDTIGLKESKLVLGKHSGRHAFREKLIDLGYELDDESVNSAFAKFKDLADKKKDVSDEDIRALLEEKLIDTPEVFTLETIQVSYGNQSVPSAVVRISIAESGIREQKAEGNGSVDAIYNAIDAVTGEVVELEDYSIKSVTHGKDALGEVHVVLGQDGISAQGRGLSTDILEASARAYIDALNRLIDKRKSPGRRDKMSLI from the coding sequence ATGCGCAAGATATATATTTTTGATACGACGCTTCGCGACGGTGAACAATCTCCGGGCGTCAACCTGAATACCAAAGAGAAGGTCGAGATCGCTTATCAGCTGGAGAAGCTTGGCGTCGATAGAATTGAAGCAGGCTTTCCTGCCGCATCCCCTGGCGATCTTGCGGCTGTCAATGCAGTTGCGCGGGCTGTGAAGAATGCCACGGTCATCGGGCTTTCCCGTTCCCGCGAACAGGACATCGACGCCGCACGTGAAGCGTTGAAGGATGCACAGGATCCTTGTCTCCATCTGTTTCTGGCGACATCCCCGATTCACCGGAAGCATAAGCTCCGTATGGAGAAGGAGCAGGTGCTGGAGACAGCGGAGAAGGCGATCCGTTATGCGAAGCGGTATTTTAGCAAAATAGAATTTTCACCGGAAGACGCCGGACGGACTGAGCTCGATTTCCTGTGCGAAGTAACGGCGATGGCGATCCGCGCGGGTGCCACGGTTGTTAATATTCCGGACACGGTCGGTTATATGAACCCGTCCGAATTCGGTCATATTTTCAAAACGCTGAAATCCGAAGTGCCGGGCATTGAAAAAATCCAACTCAGCGCGCACTGTCACGATGATTTGGGAATGGCGACGGCTAACGCGCTTGCGGCCATTCTGAACGGCGCCGACCAAATTGAAGGCACGATCAACGGCATTGGGGAGCGGGCCGGCAATACCGCTATCGAGGAAGTGGCGATGGCCTTAGCGACGCGGGCCGATTTCTTCCAGGCGAAGACATCGCTGACGCTGACCGAAATCGCCAAGACGAGCCGCCTTGTCAGCAAGCTTACGGGCATGGTGGTGCCGGGCAACAAAGCGATTGTCGGGGCTAATGCTTTTGCACATGAGTCGGGTATCCATCAGGATGGTATGCTGAAGGAGAAAACGACGTATGAGATCATATCTCCGGATACGATCGGGCTGAAAGAATCCAAGCTGGTGCTTGGCAAGCACTCCGGGCGTCACGCGTTCCGTGAGAAGCTGATCGACCTCGGCTATGAGCTGGACGATGAATCGGTCAATTCCGCATTCGCGAAGTTCAAGGATCTGGCTGATAAGAAGAAAGACGTCAGCGACGAGGATATCCGAGCCTTGTTAGAGGAGAAACTCATTGATACGCCGGAAGTATTCACGCTTGAGACGATTCAAGTGAGCTACGGTAATCAATCCGTGCCAAGCGCTGTGGTTCGCATCAGTATAGCCGAAAGCGGCATTCGGGAGCAGAAGGCGGAAGGCAACGGTTCCGTTGACGCGATCTACAATGCGATTGATGCGGTAACCGGCGAAGTCGTCGAGCTTGAGGACTACTCCATCAAATCCGTCACACACGGTAAGGATGCGCTTGGCGAAGTGCATGTGGTGCTTGGTCAGGACGGAATATCCGCACAGGGTCGAGGCCTCAGCACCGACATCTTGGAAGCAAGCGCCCGTGCATATATCGATGCGCTGAACCGTCTTATCGATAAGCGCAAATCGCCGGGACGCCGCGATAAAATGAGCTTGATTTAA
- the ilvB gene encoding biosynthetic-type acetolactate synthase large subunit: MVAQNATLRSKEELMEKMSKPEVITGSEMLLRSLVLEGVDCVFGYPGGAVLFIYDAMHGFSDFHHLLTRHEQGAIHAADGYARASGKVGVCIATSGPGATNLVTGIATAYMDSVPLVVITGNVATNFIGTDAFQEADITGITMPITKHSYLVRSVEDLPRIIHEAFHIAGTGRKGPVLIDIPKDVSSHKALFKPVNEVSIRGYNPTVTAKKPQVDKMLKAIEEAERPVILAGGGVVYSGGHEELFEFVTKAGIPITTTLLGLGAFPSGHDLWVGMPGMHGTYTANKAIQGADLLINIGARFDDRVTMKLDGFAPKAKIVHIDIDPAEIGKNVPTAIPIVGDIKTVLQQANKAVKFAAKADVWRAQVAEWKQEKPLSYVDSNVELKPQWVIEMIHETTKGEAIVTTDVGQHQMWAAQYYRFNQPRSWITSGGLGTMGFGFPSAIGAQMAHPDRLVVSINGDGGMQMCAQELAVCAINNIPVKVAIINNQVLGMVRQWQEIIHNNRFSHIDLAGSPDFVKLSEAYGVKAFRAANKEEARDAWIAAMNHPGPAVVEFVVRRDENVYPMVTAGSTIDEMLMGDAE, from the coding sequence ATGGTCGCTCAAAATGCAACGCTAAGGTCAAAAGAAGAATTGATGGAAAAAATGAGTAAGCCGGAGGTTATTACCGGTTCGGAAATGCTGCTTCGCAGCTTGGTGCTTGAAGGCGTGGATTGCGTATTCGGCTATCCCGGCGGGGCTGTGTTATTCATCTATGACGCAATGCACGGTTTCTCGGATTTCCACCATCTGCTGACCCGCCACGAGCAAGGCGCCATTCATGCCGCCGACGGCTATGCGCGGGCAAGCGGTAAAGTCGGCGTATGTATCGCTACGTCCGGCCCGGGAGCCACAAACCTTGTCACAGGAATTGCAACCGCATATATGGACTCGGTGCCGCTCGTCGTCATTACAGGCAACGTAGCCACCAATTTTATCGGAACGGATGCCTTCCAAGAAGCGGACATTACCGGCATTACGATGCCGATTACAAAACATAGCTATCTGGTGCGCAGCGTCGAGGATTTGCCGCGCATTATTCACGAAGCGTTCCATATTGCGGGCACAGGCCGCAAAGGCCCGGTGCTCATCGACATTCCGAAGGATGTGTCGTCACATAAGGCGCTTTTCAAGCCGGTTAACGAAGTGAGTATCAGGGGATATAATCCGACGGTTACGGCAAAAAAACCTCAGGTAGACAAGATGCTCAAAGCGATTGAGGAAGCGGAGCGTCCGGTCATTCTTGCCGGCGGCGGCGTTGTATACTCCGGCGGCCACGAAGAGCTGTTCGAGTTCGTTACGAAAGCGGGAATCCCGATTACGACGACACTGCTCGGACTTGGCGCATTCCCGAGCGGCCATGACTTGTGGGTCGGCATGCCGGGCATGCACGGGACATATACGGCCAACAAAGCTATTCAAGGAGCGGATCTGCTCATTAATATCGGCGCCCGGTTCGACGATCGCGTGACGATGAAGCTTGACGGGTTCGCGCCAAAAGCGAAAATCGTCCACATCGATATCGATCCGGCGGAAATCGGCAAGAACGTGCCGACAGCCATACCGATTGTCGGCGACATTAAGACGGTACTCCAGCAGGCGAATAAAGCGGTCAAGTTTGCAGCCAAAGCTGATGTATGGCGGGCTCAAGTAGCGGAATGGAAGCAGGAGAAGCCGCTTAGCTACGTCGACTCCAATGTGGAGCTCAAGCCTCAGTGGGTCATTGAAATGATTCATGAAACGACCAAAGGCGAAGCGATCGTGACGACGGACGTCGGCCAGCATCAAATGTGGGCCGCTCAGTATTACCGCTTCAACCAGCCACGCTCCTGGATTACATCCGGCGGTCTGGGAACGATGGGCTTCGGATTCCCGTCCGCTATCGGGGCGCAAATGGCGCATCCTGACAGGCTCGTCGTTTCGATTAACGGCGACGGGGGCATGCAAATGTGCGCGCAGGAGCTTGCCGTCTGTGCAATCAATAACATTCCGGTCAAGGTTGCGATCATAAACAACCAAGTGCTCGGCATGGTCCGCCAGTGGCAGGAGATCATTCACAACAACCGTTTCAGCCATATAGACCTTGCGGGAAGCCCCGACTTTGTCAAACTGTCTGAAGCGTATGGCGTGAAAGCTTTCCGCGCGGCCAATAAGGAAGAGGCGCGGGATGCCTGGATCGCGGCGATGAACCATCCGGGTCCGGCTGTTGTCGAGTTTGTCGTCCGCAGGGACGAGAATGTGTATCCGATGGTTACGGCAGGATCCACAATCGATGAGATGTTAATGGGGGATGCGGAATGA
- a CDS encoding HAMP domain-containing sensor histidine kinase: MLFVWIALWTVSVLLLAANCRNTVGRWLSLVAFCGGTGALAPVIEGWIAAMTETGRIDAGREHLLRILQRGCSWASYYGLPYGFVCFAAAYNSGALRGNVARLLPLAAAIPPVVMLAVPVAENTPVHFEILAIWAIPYMIVGAGLLALKRSLHPADRRAHAVLMAAVLPAVLIALTMNYVLPLFGLYGMWRYNVWPIAFAFIVFIVALFKFGFLGVQLLIERRQLDFSLRAITSGTAMLNHAIKNDIGKIKLFSDKIKREAGAGQELLEDIRVIATAAAHIEEMIRSVHERTQELQLMPREIALAELVRDQLAALKPQLDERIILDAQYDEQAAAFADPAQTSEAVNNVLQNAVEAMPHGGELGVKVFGGKRGATIEVSDTGSGIDKGQLHKVMQPFYTTKGGKSMNFGLGLAFCYQLMNRQGGELKVRSDYGKGTVVSFHFPTVKRTKGAKG, encoded by the coding sequence ATGTTATTTGTTTGGATAGCGCTGTGGACCGTTTCCGTGCTGCTGCTGGCTGCAAACTGCAGAAATACGGTCGGGCGATGGCTGAGCCTCGTCGCTTTCTGCGGGGGAACCGGTGCGCTCGCACCCGTAATTGAAGGCTGGATCGCAGCCATGACGGAAACGGGGCGGATTGACGCCGGGCGCGAGCATCTGCTGCGCATTCTGCAGCGGGGCTGTTCTTGGGCAAGCTACTACGGATTGCCTTATGGCTTTGTCTGTTTCGCCGCCGCTTATAATTCGGGAGCGCTGCGGGGCAACGTCGCACGATTGCTGCCGCTGGCCGCCGCAATACCTCCGGTCGTGATGCTGGCGGTTCCGGTCGCGGAGAATACGCCTGTCCATTTTGAAATTCTCGCTATTTGGGCGATACCGTATATGATCGTTGGGGCGGGGCTGCTGGCCCTTAAGCGGAGTCTCCATCCGGCCGACCGCCGTGCTCATGCAGTGCTTATGGCGGCGGTTCTTCCGGCTGTCCTTATCGCCCTCACGATGAATTATGTGCTGCCTCTCTTTGGCTTGTACGGAATGTGGCGCTACAACGTGTGGCCGATCGCTTTTGCATTTATCGTCTTCATCGTCGCATTGTTCAAATTCGGGTTTCTCGGCGTCCAGCTGCTTATAGAGCGGCGACAGCTGGATTTCTCGCTGCGCGCGATCACGAGCGGTACCGCCATGTTGAATCATGCGATTAAGAACGATATCGGCAAAATCAAGCTGTTCAGCGATAAAATCAAACGCGAGGCCGGTGCCGGTCAGGAGCTGCTTGAAGATATCCGCGTCATTGCCACAGCTGCAGCCCACATCGAGGAGATGATTCGCAGCGTGCATGAGCGGACGCAGGAGCTTCAATTGATGCCCCGTGAGATCGCGCTGGCAGAGCTTGTGCGTGACCAGCTCGCTGCCCTGAAACCACAGCTGGACGAGCGCATCATACTTGATGCGCAGTACGACGAACAGGCCGCGGCATTCGCCGACCCTGCACAAACCTCCGAAGCCGTGAACAACGTACTGCAGAATGCTGTGGAGGCTATGCCGCACGGCGGTGAGCTCGGCGTCAAGGTATTCGGGGGCAAACGGGGTGCGACGATTGAGGTCAGCGACACTGGCAGCGGAATTGATAAAGGTCAGCTGCACAAGGTGATGCAGCCGTTCTATACGACGAAGGGCGGCAAATCGATGAATTTCGGTCTTGGTCTTGCTTTCTGCTATCAGTTGATGAATCGGCAGGGGGGCGAGCTCAAGGTGCGCAGTGACTATGGAAAGGGAACGGTTGTCTCGTTTCATTTTCCAACGGTAAAACGGACAAAAGGAGCCAAAGGATGA
- a CDS encoding response regulator transcription factor, with protein sequence MSGELIRVMVVEDDPDWRRGLTSYINGQPDMRIVAETDEPEKAAALSGETAPDVILLDIMLADHPEGLRLAGELSAASHARIVMLTSMEDKAFVAEAFRAGAVNYLVKSDFLAIPDAVRKAAADRSAIDSSAARQMLEEFRRLKKLEREYEVDKFKRQVTPSELQLLSMIHEGYSQSQIAEKSFLSVRTVKNHVNNILRKLGGKSSKDAARKAKDMGLF encoded by the coding sequence ATGAGCGGCGAGCTTATACGGGTAATGGTTGTGGAGGATGACCCCGACTGGCGGAGGGGGCTTACGTCTTATATAAACGGGCAGCCGGACATGCGCATTGTTGCGGAGACCGATGAGCCTGAGAAAGCGGCAGCATTGTCAGGTGAAACAGCGCCTGACGTTATTTTGCTCGATATTATGCTCGCTGACCATCCGGAAGGACTGCGTCTCGCAGGAGAGCTGTCGGCAGCTTCGCATGCCCGCATAGTGATGCTCACTTCGATGGAGGATAAAGCTTTTGTCGCGGAAGCTTTTCGTGCAGGGGCCGTCAATTATCTCGTTAAGTCCGACTTCCTGGCCATCCCGGATGCGGTTCGTAAAGCAGCCGCAGACCGGTCTGCCATCGATTCTTCCGCCGCCAGACAGATGCTGGAGGAGTTCCGCCGCCTGAAGAAGCTCGAACGCGAATATGAAGTGGATAAGTTCAAGCGGCAGGTGACACCGTCGGAGCTGCAGCTTCTCTCGATGATACATGAAGGTTATAGTCAGTCGCAAATAGCTGAGAAGTCCTTTCTGTCAGTGCGGACGGTTAAAAACCATGTAAACAATATTTTGCGCAAGCTGGGCGGTAAAAGCAGCAAGGATGCGGCCCGGAAGGCGAAAGATATGGGTTTATTCTAA
- the ilvC gene encoding ketol-acid reductoisomerase, protein MAVTLYYEKDADQSVLQGKTIAVIGYGSQGHAQAQNLRDSGLKVVIGLRAGKSAEKAKNDGFEVLSVAEATKVADVVQILMPDETQARVYNEEIAPNLKKGAALMFSHGFNVHFGQIKPNKDTDVLLVAPKSPGHMVRRTYVEGFGVPGLIAIEQDATGNAKAIGLAYAKGIGCTRAGVIETSFREETETDLFGEQAVLCGGATALVKAGFETLVEAGYAPEMAYFECLHELKLIVDLMYEGGLATMRDSISNTAEYGDYVTGPRIVTDETKKAMKAVLEDIQAGRFARDFILENQSNNAFMTATRRNEAAHPIEVVGGQLRELMHWIKK, encoded by the coding sequence ATGGCAGTTACATTGTATTATGAAAAAGATGCGGACCAAAGCGTTCTGCAAGGTAAAACAATCGCAGTAATCGGATACGGCAGCCAGGGCCATGCGCAGGCTCAAAACCTTCGCGACAGCGGACTGAAAGTTGTTATCGGTCTTCGTGCGGGTAAATCCGCTGAAAAAGCGAAAAACGACGGCTTCGAGGTATTGTCCGTTGCGGAAGCGACGAAAGTTGCCGACGTCGTACAAATCCTTATGCCTGACGAAACTCAAGCCCGCGTGTACAACGAAGAAATCGCACCGAACCTTAAAAAAGGCGCGGCACTGATGTTCTCCCACGGTTTTAACGTACATTTCGGACAAATCAAACCTAACAAAGATACGGACGTTCTTCTTGTCGCTCCGAAATCGCCGGGCCACATGGTTCGCCGTACTTATGTCGAAGGTTTTGGCGTTCCTGGACTTATCGCAATCGAGCAGGATGCAACGGGTAATGCGAAGGCAATCGGCCTTGCATACGCGAAAGGTATCGGCTGCACACGTGCAGGCGTTATCGAAACTTCCTTCCGCGAAGAAACGGAAACCGACCTGTTCGGCGAGCAAGCGGTACTTTGCGGCGGCGCTACCGCTCTGGTTAAAGCAGGATTCGAAACACTTGTAGAAGCCGGCTACGCTCCGGAAATGGCTTACTTCGAGTGTCTGCACGAACTGAAGCTGATCGTTGACCTTATGTATGAAGGCGGTCTCGCTACAATGCGCGATTCGATCTCCAATACCGCTGAGTATGGCGACTATGTGACTGGACCTCGCATTGTTACTGACGAAACGAAGAAAGCGATGAAAGCGGTCCTCGAGGATATCCAGGCAGGCCGTTTCGCACGCGACTTCATCCTGGAGAACCAATCCAACAATGCATTCATGACGGCCACCCGTCGGAACGAAGCCGCTCACCCGATCGAAGTGGTAGGCGGACAGCTTCGTGAATTAATGCACTGGATCAAGAAGTAA
- the ilvN gene encoding acetolactate synthase small subunit yields the protein MKKHTIAVLVNDQPGVLQRVSGLFGRRGFNIESITVGTSEEAGLSRMVIVTSGDDRLLEQVTKQLYKLIDVIKVIDLSARPMVGRELALIKVNAEPAARPEILGVVETFRAAVVDIGTNTLMVQVVGDTEKIDAMVELMQPYGIRELSRTGVTAMIRGNAG from the coding sequence ATGAAGAAACACACGATTGCCGTTCTCGTTAATGACCAGCCCGGCGTTCTGCAGCGCGTATCCGGCTTGTTCGGACGCCGCGGCTTTAACATTGAAAGCATCACCGTCGGGACAAGTGAGGAAGCCGGCTTGTCCCGGATGGTTATCGTCACCTCAGGCGACGACAGATTGCTGGAGCAAGTGACGAAACAACTGTACAAGCTGATTGACGTCATCAAAGTTATCGACCTGAGCGCCCGCCCGATGGTCGGACGCGAGCTTGCGCTCATTAAGGTCAATGCGGAACCGGCGGCCCGTCCGGAAATTCTCGGCGTCGTCGAGACGTTCCGCGCAGCGGTCGTCGATATCGGCACGAACACGCTCATGGTTCAAGTCGTCGGCGATACGGAGAAGATCGATGCGATGGTCGAGCTGATGCAGCCATACGGGATTCGCGAGCTGTCGCGCACGGGAGTAACCGCCATGATTCGCGGCAATGCAGGATAA